A window from Chlamydia gallinacea 08-1274/3 encodes these proteins:
- a CDS encoding aminotransferase class I/II-fold pyridoxal phosphate-dependent enzyme yields the protein MCVSPIDFITNDFLGFARSTQLMYEVERRYRQYCQEFPYAKSGARGSRSTLGSPPVVHDLEEKIARFHNVEAAFVVNSGSIANFGLCYHITETTDMVFWDAGVHISVYSSLRVIVGNHKSFPNNDLDALESLLRAHRRLSSGRIFIFACSVYSCLGTVAPLEKLLILARKYDAFLIIDEAHALGLFGEEGRGLCHHWGYENFYAVLVTYGKAMGAVGAAILSSREIKTKLMNTVPLLCYTTAMAPHALLTIGAAYDHLLISGAEARNQLVQVQTYFSKRFSIRVVGGGVPLFFPDDVRKLLAAELKAAHVHVGMMNFVKQPCIRVNLHAYNTEDEIDILADKLNDYLEKCCHGVHIDCKSNF from the coding sequence ATGTGCGTCTCTCCTATAGATTTTATAACTAATGATTTTTTAGGCTTTGCTCGTTCAACGCAATTAATGTATGAAGTTGAAAGGCGCTATCGCCAGTATTGTCAAGAGTTTCCATATGCAAAATCAGGAGCTCGAGGTTCTCGATCAACTTTAGGTTCTCCACCAGTTGTCCATGACTTAGAAGAAAAAATTGCTCGCTTTCATAATGTAGAAGCCGCATTTGTGGTGAATAGCGGCTCTATAGCAAATTTTGGACTATGCTACCATATCACAGAGACTACTGATATGGTTTTCTGGGATGCAGGTGTTCATATTTCTGTGTATAGCAGCTTGCGAGTTATTGTAGGCAACCATAAATCATTTCCTAATAATGATCTTGATGCTTTGGAGTCTTTATTACGCGCTCATAGGCGCTTATCTTCTGGAAGAATTTTTATTTTTGCCTGTTCAGTATACTCGTGTTTAGGGACTGTGGCTCCTCTAGAGAAACTACTCATACTTGCACGTAAGTACGATGCCTTTTTAATAATAGATGAGGCTCATGCCTTAGGACTTTTTGGAGAAGAAGGACGTGGTTTGTGTCATCACTGGGGATATGAGAATTTCTATGCTGTTTTGGTAACTTATGGAAAAGCTATGGGCGCTGTAGGTGCTGCGATTCTCTCTTCTAGGGAAATAAAGACAAAGTTGATGAACACAGTCCCTTTGTTATGCTACACAACTGCTATGGCTCCTCATGCTTTGTTGACCATAGGAGCAGCTTATGATCATCTTCTGATTTCTGGAGCAGAAGCTCGTAATCAGCTTGTGCAAGTACAAACGTATTTTTCCAAGCGTTTTAGTATACGTGTTGTTGGGGGTGGGGTGCCACTGTTTTTCCCGGATGATGTTAGGAAACTTCTGGCAGCAGAGCTCAAAGCTGCTCATGTGCATGTGGGAATGATGAACTTCGTCAAGCAACCTTGCATTCGCGTGAATTTGCATGCATATAATACGGAAGATGAGATTGACATTCTCGCAGATAAACTTAATGATTATTTAGAAAAATGTTGTCATGGGGTCCACATCGATTGTAAATCGAACTTTTGA